In Poecilia reticulata strain Guanapo linkage group LG15, Guppy_female_1.0+MT, whole genome shotgun sequence, the sequence AGCGAAGAGCGGCTCAAACTGAGTTTTACTCTTCTTactaataaaatgcatcaatgttgtttttcttattgtctaataaaagctgttaaaagaagcataaaataGCATAAGACTGAGAAAGTTCAAAGGTCAGTTCACATTTAAATTTGCTCCTAAAATTTGGAATAATTTCCAAAACCAGCAACAGTAactagtaaaatgttttaatgtaaagtaGAATCATATGAATATTAACAGTTTACAtgctaacaaacaaacaaactaaactaaactttgGTAAAAGTTTTTACAATCAAACTTGTtaccatgttgtttttataacaacacaaaaatatcaaagaaaccatttttatgaactcaaataaaacaaaatatgtgatGATGAATAACAACTGAGACACATTTAGAAAGTTTCTGAACCAAAACCTCactaaacattttgaaaacaagttTCACCACCAACATGGAGCCAGAGTCATTACAGCTCAACagattcacaaaaacacactgttgtgtttaaaatatgtgtattttatgattATATGTTTCCaaacggggctgcacagtggaacagtgggtagagctgttgccttgcagcaagaaggttctgggttcgattcccggtctttctgcatggagtctccatgttctccctgtKcatggtgggttttctccaggtactccggtttcctcccacagtccagaaacatgactgtcaggttaattggcctctccaaattgtccctaggtgtgagtgtgtgtgtgtgtgtgtgtgcctggttgtgtgtctctgtgttgccctgcgacagactggtgacctgtccaggtgacctgtccaggtgaccccgcctctcacccagaacattagctggagaggcagcagcacctcctgacccacggAGGGacaaggtgtaagaaaatggatggatgtttccaAACGGGAAAGAAAACGATCTAAAACTCTGTAGAGGCAGAAGAGAAGAAACGTGGCGCCACCTTGTGGATAAAAATATTATCACGGTTTACAAAAGcaatttttataataatatttctgctgcttaagttcagtttttaatttatttcaagttaAAGGAAATTTATCAGAATTTGTctgaagaagaataaaaaataaaattcaccagCTTGActcatttttaactttatatttatttatgaaatgtaaaaatcttttcaaattcctcaaaaataaaataatttggagaaattttgtgaatgaatttttctgtgatttaatattttcactCAATTACTTATTGTTCAAATAATAAACAACTGATTTATGAAAAATGATTCTGTCCCTGGAGATTAAACACATAAATGATGcagaataaaattaatttgtaaacGTGAAACAAAAACCTTCCTGGAATTAACTGAATtcagccagcagagggcgctgtggAGCCAAGAGTCACCTGGTTCCAGTTACAattagaataaaacatatttaaaggaCCAAACGAACAGAAGTTAAtctatatattaaatataaaaatcaataatctgTGTGTTTAATAGAGGTGAGACTGGAGGATGAGGATCAGTTTAGTGAATCTGTTATTTCTGCACAGACGGTTTTATCAGAGGTTGAGTTAAAAATCTTCACTCCGAATCCAGAGACCAAACAAAAACACCGAGATTAAGaattaatctgagaaaaaaaccaaaagcgTTTAATTTTCCAGttgatcaaaaacagaaaagagagaaaactggaaaatgatTTTTCATGAGCTGCGTTTGATCGATCTGTGGAGAAACAAAGACCGAAACTGGCGAAACCACGTAGAAATAtgaataatgtgaaaataagaTCAATTCTGATCCTTTACAAGAAtgaggaataaaataaagaaataaatgaagtaaatttaaatgataaaatcaggacgaacaaaataaaaattaagataaaatcagataaatgtattaaaacgcTGACatggaataaagaaaaatggaataaaatgttatttaaatcagttaaaatattaagaaaaaataattactcgctttttaaatttgtttttggttcattttaatattttcttttactaaaaatgatttgaaaatcaaacctgcagaaaagaatctaaatattttaaagatataaatgtttgaatttgatTCAGTCTAATGAACCGTTTTGATCAGAACCGGTCAGAACCGTCAGAGCAGCAACAGGGAGGCGGatgatgcagcagctgcagcagctgctgctgcagcagcgggAACCTGAATCTGTTACCTGCAGCGGACAGAGCGGAGGTCAGTCCACTGTGGCTCAGTCTGCGACCACACACGGAACCAACCGGTTCCCCTCGAACCGGAACCTCCGGACTCCCCAGCTGTCTCTGGTTTCTGTCCTCTCAGGTTTTGTCCTCTTCTTTGGACCGAATTGTCTCTGATTCTGGGAGACaaatctgcagattttctggtttatttttcagtcagaCTTCAGATTCTTAGATCTGCTTCTCTTTGGTGATTCCATGGAAAACGACACGGTGTGGAGTAATTTCACCCAAGTTCTCTCCGAACTGAACGGGATGGgcggtgaggaagaggagggagaggaggaaggcgTGAGAGGGAACGGACTGcgcgtcctgattggctgcatCCTCTTCCTGCTCATCGTGTCCACGCTGCTCGGGAACACGCTGGTCTGCGCCGCCGTCATCAAGTTCCGCCACCTGCGGTCCAAAGTCACCAACTTCTTCGTGATCTCGCTGGCCGTGTCCGACCTGTTCGTGGCCGTGCTGGTGATGCCGTGGGAGGCCGTGACCGAGGTGACCGACAGCTGGCTGTTCGGAAGCTTCTGCGACGTGTGGATCACCTTCGACATCATGTGCTCCACGGCCTCCATCCTCAACCTGTGCATCATCAGCGTGGACCGCTACTGGGCCATCGCCAGCCCCTTCAAGTACGAGCGGAAAATGACGCACCGCGTGGCGTTCGTCATGATCGGGGTGGCGTGGACGCTGTCCATCCTCATCTCCCTCATTCCGGTGCAGATGAACTGGCACCGGGCTCAGGAGGAGGACGGCGCGCTGATGGAGGACGTGGCGGCCATATTGGACAGGAACTGGACAAACTCCACCAACCTGACCGGAAGCGCCTCGGCAGCCATGAGCTGCGTGGCCAACCTGAACAAAACCTACGCCATCTCCTCCTCCCTCATCAGCTTCTACATCCCGGTTCTGATCATGATCGCCACCTACACCCGGATCTACCGGATCGCTCAGACCCAAATCCGCAGAATCGCGTCTTTGGAGCGGGCG encodes:
- the LOC103477185 gene encoding D(1)-like dopamine receptor, translating into MENDTVWSNFTQVLSELNGMGGEEEEGEEEGVRGNGLRVLIGCILFLLIVSTLLGNTLVCAAVIKFRHLRSKVTNFFVISLAVSDLFVAVLVMPWEAVTEVTDSWLFGSFCDVWITFDIMCSTASILNLCIISVDRYWAIASPFKYERKMTHRVAFVMIGVAWTLSILISLIPVQMNWHRAQEEDGALMEDVAAILDRNWTNSTNLTGSASAAMSCVANLNKTYAISSSLISFYIPVLIMIATYTRIYRIAQTQIRRIASLERAAEQAQNQGHGVTRNQQQHRAADEASLKSSFRKETKVLKTLSIIMGVFVFCWLPFFVLNCTVPFCDPPCVSDTTFTVFVWFGWANSSLNPVIYAFNADFRRAFATILGCNRICSNNAVEAVNLSNELVSYHHDTTFHKEALVPAQPQQRPRNLSMTLDDRLEDMSARFDEESNISIGSPSHDRLLLLPAAVQLEDSAEISLETITPMTSAAELDNEVFIPGQVQQDG